ATAGGGCCAGAATACGCACACACAAAAAAACATTTCTAAAAAAAGGGTTTAATTTCCCTTTGAGATGCAGCTTAGCCAGGAAATTACATCAAACAATTATTTGAGAAAAAAGGTAAATTAATCGAATTGTCTTTTACATCAAACCGAAGCACTAATTCAGATTTAGATACGACGGATTCAAGAGTTGTGAGTTAATTCAGATTAAGTTGATGTGTATAGTGTTGGGTACAACTCGATGTCCGATTAAAGAGTTATGAGTTAATTCATACTAAGTTTATATGTGTAGTGTTGGATACAAGTCGAGATGACGTCGGCATCCGTTGGCAGTGCGCAAATGGACCCAAAAGGCTTAATTGCTCAAACAGGCTATCACTTAAATTGTTCATGTATGATACTGATACCTAGCTCAGAAGACCTGCGAGAACCTTGTAGTCCTCTCCTCAGCCACCTTTTAACACACAGCCACAGAGAGAGACATGGCACGCTCCCAGCTTCTCAGGGCCTATAAATAGCAGCCCTCGTACGAAGAGAGACACCAAACCAAACCACCAGAGCTTCTACAAGAGCAAAGGACCACCTCACATCCAGGAGAGCACCCCAGGCACAAGAAAGTAGTGTTATTAGTTCGAGTAGAACATCACATCTCACCTCAAGATGTCTTCCGGGTCGTCGTCTCGGAGCACCTCCCCGAACTCCGACTCAGAGTGGAGCAAGAAGGAGAACAAGATGTTCGAGCAGGCGCTCGCCTACTACGGCGTGAGCGCCCCCAACCTCTGGGAGAAGGTGGCCAGCGCCATGGGGGGCACCAAGTCTGCCGAGGAGGTGCGCTGCCACTTCCAGATCCTTGTCGACGACGTCAACAGCATCGAGGACGGCCGCATCCCCTTCCCCAAGTACAAGACCCAAGGCTTCTGGACCTGAAAGGTATAACTCAACCAAAAACTGTACAGATATAGGATGCTCAAACTGCTGTTTTCAGTTGAACATAATTAAGCATAGCAGTTGCTGCTGTATTTGTCTGCTTGCTGGGAAAAGTAGATGTTTGACTTTGAACTCAATGTCAAAGGCACAGCATGCAGGGGCATTTATGTATTCTTgaaagtcttcttcatttagtcccaaatgacTAGTTTAGTCCTTAAAAAGTCCCTCACATTTGGTAAAAAAGTctttaagagggactttttctagtccctacacaaaaaagtccctgaaaacaaacacccccttaCCACCATGCATGCATGACGACTGGCACCATTAACTCTCTATGAGCCAAACTGCAGCCACCCTGGCCCAATTTATCAGTGGTTTAATCTTAGCACTTTCAGACAATTTCCCTGTTTCCAAAATAAAAGCTTAGATGGATCTTGCAGTCTTACTAGGCTAGTTTTCTTGTAGATTTGTGGTATATTTTGTGCAGCTACGCACTATCTACACATCCATTCGCCTAACCTCATGCCTACATAgagcaaaacaaaagaaagaagGAATAAGTCTCTTCTATTTGAGTATCTGTTATTGTGTTTATAGTTCAGATAAGCTTAGTGCAAGTGTTATCGAAACTTTTCAGGATGAAGCTCAAGTGGAAAGTGAACAAAGTTGTACAAACTAGATCTCTTAAGAATGGGCTGATGTGTTAAACATCATGTATAGAGGCGTGTACACGTATTGTATTCTGTTGTAATCCTAGCTAGGTTATTATGGATGGAATCCTCCTTATCTCCTGTATAGCTTTACGTGAGGATCAAGTCTCTGTAATAACCTAGGCAACCTGTACCTCTCGACTGATCTCTGATCGATCTATATAACGTGAACACGTCCCTGCCGCAGAGGCATACGCTTCCAGCCTTTTCTCatatggtatcagagcctcttcttccttcccatctatgccgattgcatcttcctcttcctccatgGTTGTTCCATCTCTTGCATCGCTTGGTCACACCATCTCTGAAAAGCTTACGAGAGATAACTTTCTGGTATGGCAAACTCAAATCCTCCCGCACATCAGGGCTGCGGGCATGATGGGCTTCCTCGATGGTGCCATGGTCGCACCAGCTGTTGTCCTTGTCGAGGAGAAGGATGTCTCGGGGAAGAAGGAGACCACCGAGACTCCTAATCCTGCCTATGCTGTCTGGTATACGCAGGACCAGCAGGTTCTGTCGTTCCTGCTAGCGTCTCTCTCACGGGAAGTGGTCCTGCAAGTCATCGGCATCAACTCTTCTGCTGGTGTTTGGAAGGCGATCAACCAGATGTTCGCCTCCCAATCTCGCGCCAAGGTCATCCAGCTACGTGGGCAACTCAACAACACACGCAAAGGTGATCTAACTATTGCTACTTATTTCACCAAGATGAAAAGCTTCGCAGATGAACTTGCTGCAGCCGAGAGGCCTCTCGATGAAGATGAGGTCGTCTCCTATATTCTTGGCTGGCTGGACGCGGATTTCAATCCGTTCGTCTCAGCCATCTTGGTTCGTCCCGATCAGGCGGTCAGCCTGGGCGAACTTTACTCCATCCTCCTCACGGCAGAGGCGCGTCTTGAGGCGCAGAACGGCGGCAGCAGCTACTCCGCCAACCTCGCTGCCAAGGGCGGCCCTCGTGGTCGCTTCTCCTCCGGTGGCAGCAGCGGGAGTGGTGACTCCCGTATACACGGCAATGGTGGCCGTGACTCTGATGGGGGCGACCGCGACGAGCTCAAGTGCCAACTCTGCAAGCGCGAAGGTCATGGAGCATGGTCGTGTTTCAAGCGCTTCGACAAGACCTTCAACAACAACCCCAAGCGTCGCGGAGGCAGCGGAGGTGGAGGCGGTAGCaacagtggcggcggcggtggcggtggccgtcgctcggcaaacgctgcatcgtcCTCATACGGTGTCGATACCAATTGGTATCTTGACACCGGAGCTACAGATCATGTGACCGGGGAGTTGGAGAAACTTGCTGTACGGGATCGCTACACCGGCAATGATCGAGTCCACACGGCAAGTGGTGAAGGTATGGAAATCGCTCATATTGGTCGTGCACTTCTTCCCACTCCGCGTCGTTCCCTTCGTCTTAATAACATTCTCCATGTTCCGAGTGCTTCACAGAGTCTTCTTTCTGCTTATAGACTTATGATAGACAATCAAGCCTTTCTTGAAATTCACCCTGAATTCTTTTTTGTTAAGGATCAGGAAACGGGGAACATACTTCTTCGCGCAAGGAGTAGGCGGGGTCTTTTTCCCGTCTCTGGTCAACTGGGAGTCCACAAACACCAAGCTCTAGGCGCCATCAAACCATCCACTTCACGGTGGCATAGGCGTCTAGGCCACCCCTCACTTCCAGTGGTCCAGAAAATTCTTCGAGATCATAGTCTTCCAGTGTCGAATAAAAAAAGTCATCATGTTTGTTATGCGTGTCAAATGGCCAAGAGTCATCAATTACCTTATTCTCGATCGACTAGTGAGTCAGTagctcctttagagcttatttttTCGGATGTATGGGGCCCTGGGCCTGTTTCAATTGGTAGACAAAAATTATATGTCAGTTTTATCGATGATTTTAGCAAATTCAGTTGGATTTATCTCCTTAAACATAAATCTGATGTGTTCGAAAAATTTCATCATTTTCAACAACATGTTGAGCGTGTCTTTGATCGCAAAATTCTTGCGGTACAAACAGACTGGGGAGGTGAGTACCAAAAGTTGAATCCGTTTTTTGAACGTATAGGCATCTCCCATCATGTTTCGTGCCCCCATGCCCATCAACAGAATGGATCCGCTGAACGCAAACATAGGCATATTGTGGAAGTAGGCCTCTCTCTTCTTGCTCATGCATCCATGCCTCTCAAGTTTTGGGATGAGACATTCCTCACGGCGGTCTACCTTATTAATCGAGTTCCTAGTCGTGTTATTCATAATCAGACACCCTTAGAACGTCTCTTTGGGATCAAACCCAACTACTCCTTTCTTCGAATTTTTGGCTGTGCCGTTTGGCCCAATTTGCATCCATTCAATAAACACAAACTTAAGTTTCGTTCCAAACAATGCGTCTTTCTTGGCTATAGTACACTCCATAAGGGTTATAAATGTCTTGATGTCTCTACTGGCCGTGTCTATGTCTCTAGGGATGTTGTTTTTGATGAACATGTCTTTCCATTCGCTAGCCTTCATCCAAATGCCGGTGCACAACTTCGCGCAGAATTAGTACTTCTTCCTCCATCCCTCCTTAACTCACCAACTCTTGATCATGGGGAAGAATGTCGTGCTGACCATATGTCTATTTCCAATGCTTTTGATCCATCGTCTGCTACTAGTGTGCAGGAAACAGGAACTGATGGCGAAAAACAGTGGCAAAATTGGTCAGCATTTTATGCAGGGATCTGTCCCAGGCTCGCCTGCCACAGAAGATCCGGACGGCGCGTCTTCCCGTTCCCATGCCCCGATCTCCTCGGGATCGCCCCACCTGGGCGCCGGTGGTTTCTCCACGGGATCCGTGGGATCGCGCCAGTCGGCTGATGGGGCGGCCTCTGCCCCTGTGCGGTCCCTCGATCGACCGGGCCGCGCCTCTCCAGCGTCGGCAGTTGGCACGCCTAGACGGGCCGCACTGCGCATGTCCCCTGGGCCCGTCCCTATCTCATCTCGGGCCGCGTCTCTGCATGCAGGAGACGACAATGCAAGCGACAAATCTTCTGGCACGCCCGAGTCGATGCATGCTGCTGCTGATTTGTCATCCCCTAGTTCGCTGCATGCGGCGTTTGATGCTGCAGCGGATGAGGCCATATCCGATGCTTCTCAATCCGCGCGAATTCGACAACAACTTGCACctgctccgccaccacctccgcccCAACGTACTCATACCAGATCTCAGAGTGGTGTTTATAGGCCAAAAGAGTATAAGGATGGATGCATTCGTTGGTGCAATTTTTGTGCCACCGGTGAACC
The sequence above is a segment of the Triticum dicoccoides isolate Atlit2015 ecotype Zavitan chromosome 1A, WEW_v2.0, whole genome shotgun sequence genome. Coding sequences within it:
- the LOC119342264 gene encoding protein RADIALIS-like 3 — protein: MSSGSSSRSTSPNSDSEWSKKENKMFEQALAYYGVSAPNLWEKVASAMGGTKSAEEVRCHFQILVDDVNSIEDGRIPFPKYKTQGFWT